Proteins encoded in a region of the Solanum dulcamara chromosome 9, daSolDulc1.2, whole genome shotgun sequence genome:
- the LOC129902628 gene encoding glycosyltransferase family 92 protein At1g27200-like: MAGKLFRYNFLYIFSFFFFFATLYHHFLQNDYSVVFSDQFYPTTITSSIANLVLRGNFPSSSFTIPSLSILMPDWEIYVIVDYSPLKPHPQDSNFYCIFDTGEETPAVSAAELPFPARWVFKCNFPTRARRSLPFKQPMLRGSSVNGYYRNSPSPELFRWTFLVYDSLTTESDVVLFVKGLNKRRGINRKPTEFNCIFGDAVRTAVTSSIQEVFRCKLPDHFAGKEPIKVSIEIVGPTPAVVPTVAYYTPPRIISSSKKAKLCACTMVYNVAKFLREWILYHSRIGVEKFILYDNGSDDDLAAIVNELIEEGYDVKTHFWLWPKTQEGGFSHSVIFAKDLCSWMMYIDVDEFVYSPSWSNLTQPSKSLLPSILPNLEDEKNVAQISIPCYEFGPSNQKEHPTTGLIQGYNCRRKTENRHKSIVLLSAVDQSLLNVIHHFKLKTEYNVKKLNVLEMVVNHYKFQVWSEFKAKFRRRVSTYVVDWTKPSNLGSNDRTPGLGYNPVEPIGWKSKFCEIYDNGLKDLTWRWFTIESLTPSEYYNRSD, from the coding sequence ATGGCCGGAAAATTATTTCGTTACAATTTTCTTTACATTTttagtttcttcttcttcttcgctACTCTCTATCACCATTTTCTTCAAAATGATTACTCTGTTGTTTTTTCCGATCAATTTTATCCCACCACTATAACTTCCTCCATAGCCAATTTAGTTCTTCGTGGAAATTTCCCCTCTTCCTCTTTTACTATTCCGTCTCTTTCAATTCTCATGCCTGACTGGGAAATCTACGTCATCGTTGATTACTCCCCTCTGAAACCCCATCCTCAAGATTCTAATTTTTACTGTATTTTTGATACAGGAGAGGAAACTCCGGCGGTTTCCGCAGCAGAGCTTCCATTTCCGGCAAGGTGGGTGTTCAAGTGCAATTTCCCAACAAGGGCTCGTCGGAGTTTGCCTTTTAAGCAACCCATGTTGAGAGGTTCTTCTGTCAATGGTTATTACCGGAATTCACCTTCGCCGGAGCTGTTCCGGTGGACTTTTCTCGTCTACGATTCTCTCACAACTGAAAGCGACGTCGTTCTATTCGTTAAAGGTTTGAACAAACGCCGGGGCATTAATCGTAAACCCACGGAATTCAACTGTATTTTCGGCGACGCCGTGAGAACCGCCGTGACGAGCTCGATACAAGAAGTTTTCCGATGCAAGCTACCGGATCATTTCGCCGGGAAAGAGCCAATTAAAGTTTCAATTgaaattgtgggacccactccGGCAGTGGTCCCCACCGTAGCCTATTATACACCGCCACGTATAATTTCTAGTTCCAAAAAAGCTAAGCTTTGTGCTTGTACAATGGTGTACAATGTGGCTAAATTTTTAAGAGAATGGATTTTGTATCATTCAAGAATTGGAGTTGAAAAATTCatactatatgataatggaaGCGATGATGATTTAGCCGCAATTGTTAATGAGTTAATTGAAGAAGGCTATGATGTAAAGACTCATTTTTGGctatggccaaaaactcaaGAAGGTGGTTTTTCCCATAGTGTCATTTTTGCAAAGGACTTATGTTCATGGATGATGTACATTGATGTTGATGAATTTGTATATTCTCCATCATGGTCTAATTTAACTCAACCATCAAAATCATTGCTACCTTCTATATTACCAAATTTAGAAGATGAGAAAAATGTTGCACAAATTAGCATCCCTTGTTATGAATTTGGACCGTCGAATCAGAAGGAGCATCCAACAACAGGATTGATACAAGGCTACAATTGCCGGAGAAAAACAGAGAATCGACATAAGTCTATAGTATTACTGTCTGCCGTGGATCAATCTTTGCTCAATGTGATTCATCATTTTAAGTTGAAGACGGAATACAATGTGAAGAAACTGAATGTTCTAGAAATGGTGGTGAATCATTATAAATTTCAAGTTTGGTCTGAGTTTAAGGCGAAGTTTAGGAGGAGGGTGTCAACTTATGTTGTCGATTGGACTAAACCATCGAACCTTGGTTCGAATGATCGAACTCCAGGATTAGGGTACAATCCTGTTGAGCCTATAGGTTGGAAGAGCAAGTTTTGTGAGATATATGATAATGGTTTAAAAGATTTGACATGGAGATGGTTTACAATCGAGTCCCTTACCCCATCGGAGTATTACAATAGGTCCGACTAA
- the LOC129902737 gene encoding uncharacterized protein LOC129902737 — MGKVTTIAKTTRETVAIAMEMKRKKKKGRPSLADLSKRENNKPSVVRRSSRRNPNFESNSPPPEFEEEDEEEDEDEDERKQKKVKLVVRLPQQSNQNQNQNHNQHLENSSSAADSEPEIGDNHEVSVDTTKISSVDRRSDDAVSDLEEKLLTVTDTQHESPLVSGPTTPLPDKKILVFILDRLQKKDTYGVFSDPVDPNELPDYHEIIEHPMDFGTLRKKLDGGLYSHLEELEADVFLICSNAMQYNAADTVYYRQARSIQDLARRDFENLRHEGEDGAPQPKVVRRGRPPSKNLKKSVENSPIDRVVPEHSSGATPASGDDKAIGSNSYNLRRGPMFSTTDASFAHRSRNGESYSEWSTDWNNEFPANILRADMKYGKKHFSIDENRRDTYQQFHPSASCREPSLLWNTDGDMKQLMAVGVHVEQHAYARSLARFAANLGLVVWKVASKKLENILPPGVKFGPGWVGESGGTIEPSACPAGIQKSFDNSTADHHSSRPVTPTPPGSSSAVMCNPSAEIIEAVKRLNSQNELTRQGSGDGGFSWVNPASTPAPQKAFLQPRNGFNGMFGHESSPQAELSRFSASKGQASLQEASRPNQVLGMLPGRENPFNPTLSNHVTSAENKLLESWATLYSGNSLPQGKNPDFCTEQNVRLPGESGPESSVQQRSRMSVPPDLNVQVQTPGSPSASLQIGSSQQPDLALQL; from the exons ATGGGTAAGGTAACAACAATAGCGAAAACAACAAGAGAAACAGTAGCCATAGCCATGGAaatgaagagaaagaagaagaaaggtaGGCCATCTTTAGCAGATCtttcaaaaagagaaaataataagCCCTCTGTTGTTCGCCGTTCTTCTCGCCGGAACCCTAATTTTGAGTCAAATTCTCCGCCACCGGAGTTTGAGGAAGAAGACGAAGAGGAAGACGAAGACGAGGATGAGAGGAAACAGAAGAAAGTCAAGTTGGTTGTTCGTTTACCTCAGCAATCGAATCAGAATCAGAATCAGAATCATAACCAACATTTAGAGAATTCGTCTTCTGCTGCTGATTCAGAACCTGAAATAGGCGATAATCATGAGGTGTCTGTTGATACAACGAAGATCAGCTCCGTTGATCGTAGATCTGATGACGCTGTTTCTGATCTG GAAGAAAAGCTTTTGACAGTGACAGACACTCAGCATG AATCCCCATTGGTGTCTGGACCCACAACACCTTTGCCAGACAAAAAAATATTGGTGTTCATTCTTGACAGACTTCAAAA GAAGGACACTTACGGTGTATTCTCTGATCCCGTTGATCCGAATGAG CTACCTGATTATCATGAGATTATAGAGCATCCGATGGATTTTGGAACCTTAAGGAAGAAACTTGATGGAGGACTCTACTCACACCTGGAAGAGTTGGAG GctgatgttttcttgatatgTTCAAATGCAATGCAGTATAATGCTGCAGACACAGTTTACTATCGGCAG GCACGATCCATTCAAGATCTGGCGAGAAgagattttgaaaatttgaggCATGAAGGAGAGGATGGTGCGCCACAACCTAAGGTAGTTCGTAGAGGCCGTCCTCCAAGCAAAAACCTCAAAAAGTCTGTTGAAAATTCACCAATAGATCGTGTTGTCCCTGAGCATTCTTCAGGTGCTACTCCTGCTAGTGGGGATGACAAAGCTATTGGATCTAATTCTTATAATCTAAGAAGGGGGCCAATGTTTTCTACCACTGATGCATCTTTTGCCCATCGCTCGCGTAATGGTGAAAGCTATTCTGAATGGTCAACTGATTGGAATAATGAGTTTCCAG CTAATATCTTGAGGGCTGACATGAAGTATGGAAAGAAACATTTTTCTATTGATGAGAACAGGCGTGACACATACCAACAATTCCATCCTTCAGCTTCCTGTAGGGAGCCATCTCTCCTGTGGAATACTGACGGAGATATGAAGCAGTTAATGGCT GTAGGTGTTCATGTGGAGCAGCATGCTTATGCGAGAAGCCTTGCAAGATTTGCTGCAAATCTTGGGCTTGTTGTTTGGAAAGTGGCTTCTAAGAAGTTGGAAAATATTTTGCCTCCTGGAGTAAAGTTTGGTCCTGGATGGGTGGGAGAAAGTGGAGGGACAATAGAGCCGTCGGCTTGTCCAGCAGGGATCCAGAAGTCATTTGATAATTCGACAGCTGATCACCATTCTAGTAGACCTGTAACACCAACACCTCCTGGATCAAGTTCTGCTGTAATGTGCaatccttctgctgaaatcattGAAGCTGTCAAGAGATTGAATAGTCAAAATGAGCTTACCAGACAGGGTTCTGGTGATGGGGGTTTTTCGTGGGTAAATCCTGCGTCTACCCCAGCTCCACAGAAAGCTTTCCTTCAGCCAAGAAACGGTTTCAATGGCATGTTTGGGCATGAGTCGTCACCTCAGGCGGAGTTGTCAAGGTTTTCTGCATCTAAAGGACAGGCAAGCCTACAAGAGGCCAGTAGGCCTAATCAAGTACTTGGAATGCTTCCAGGAAGAGAGAATCCATTTAATCCTACACTTTCTAACCATGTCACTTCAGCAGAAAATAAGTTGTTAGAAAGCTGGGCAACATTGTATTCTGGAAATTCATTACCACAAGGTAAAAATCCCGACTTTTGTACAGAACAGAATGTGAGGCTTCCTGGTGAATCAGGGCCTGAATCTTCTGTTCAGCAGAGGAGCAGAATGTCAGTTCCACCTGACCTGAATGTACAAGTCCAGACGCCGGGATCCCCTAGTGCTAGCTTACAGATTGGATCCTCGCAGCAGCCAGATTTAGCATTACAACTCTAA